Proteins from a genomic interval of Microbacterium esteraromaticum:
- the serB gene encoding phosphoserine phosphatase SerB, translated as MTAARFLVVLDADSTLIRNEVIELLADEAGRRAEVQAATEAAMRGEVDFADSLRSRVAALRGVPVEAFARVRARIEPTPGVRELTDAVHQRGGVVGVVSGGFHEILDEVAPALGVDRWRANRLAVDDGVLSGAVEGEIVDAAAKAASLTAWAAELGVAPHATIAIGDGANDLHMMATAGLGLAFNAKPAVRAAAALVVGPQDLSEVIPLLP; from the coding sequence GTGACCGCCGCGCGCTTTCTCGTCGTCCTCGATGCTGACTCCACACTGATCCGCAACGAGGTGATCGAGTTGCTCGCCGACGAGGCGGGCCGCCGCGCCGAGGTGCAGGCGGCCACCGAGGCCGCGATGCGCGGCGAGGTCGACTTCGCCGACAGCCTGCGCTCGCGCGTCGCCGCGCTGCGAGGAGTTCCGGTGGAGGCGTTCGCGCGCGTGCGCGCACGCATCGAACCGACGCCCGGCGTGCGCGAACTGACGGATGCTGTGCATCAGCGCGGCGGAGTCGTGGGCGTCGTCTCGGGCGGATTCCACGAGATCCTCGACGAGGTCGCCCCCGCGCTGGGCGTCGACCGGTGGCGGGCGAACCGCCTCGCGGTCGATGACGGCGTGCTCAGCGGTGCCGTCGAGGGCGAGATCGTGGATGCCGCCGCCAAGGCAGCATCGCTGACGGCGTGGGCGGCAGAGCTCGGCGTCGCGCCGCATGCGACGATCGCGATTGGCGACGGCGCGAACGATCTTCACATGATGGCAACGGCTGGCCTCGGCCTCGCGTTCAACGCCAAACCCGCGGTACGCGCCGCGGCGGCGCTCGTCGTCGGGCCGCAGGATCTCTCCGAGGTCATCCCGCTGCTTCCCTGA
- a CDS encoding alpha/beta fold hydrolase, translating into MDIILVPGLWLDASSWAPVLPALRTAGHRPRPLTMPGVGSPAPESSGIGMADWVAAVVEQIDAAEHPVVLVGHSGGGNVVWGAADARPEQVQHVVFVDTVPPAPDSSISEFPLVDGVVPFPGWDFFPDEDVYDLDDTVRERTLPLTHSVPARVPTDPLPLTRESRHGIPVTLLMGAYDQTRFDAESEGWGEFGREYRSIAHARVVRVGSGHWPQFTAPQRLAELLVDAVGVD; encoded by the coding sequence ATGGACATCATCCTCGTCCCCGGGCTGTGGCTCGACGCGTCCTCATGGGCCCCGGTGCTGCCGGCGCTGCGCACTGCGGGTCATCGCCCTCGCCCGCTGACGATGCCGGGCGTCGGCTCACCAGCCCCGGAATCGTCCGGCATCGGAATGGCCGATTGGGTCGCGGCGGTGGTCGAGCAGATCGACGCCGCCGAGCACCCCGTGGTGCTCGTCGGGCATTCCGGCGGCGGCAACGTCGTATGGGGCGCCGCCGACGCCCGTCCCGAGCAGGTGCAGCACGTCGTGTTCGTCGACACTGTCCCGCCGGCGCCCGACAGCAGCATCAGCGAGTTCCCGCTCGTCGACGGTGTCGTGCCGTTCCCCGGATGGGATTTCTTTCCCGACGAGGATGTCTACGATCTCGACGACACCGTGCGCGAACGCACGCTACCGCTGACGCACAGCGTGCCGGCGCGCGTGCCGACCGATCCCCTGCCGCTGACGCGCGAGAGCAGGCACGGCATTCCCGTGACGCTGCTCATGGGCGCCTACGACCAGACGCGCTTTGACGCCGAGTCCGAGGGATGGGGCGAGTTCGGTCGGGAGTACCGCTCGATCGCGCACGCTCGCGTCGTGCGGGTCGGTTCGGGTCACTGGCCGCAGTTCACCGCGCCCCAACGCCTCGCCGAGCTGCTCGTCGATGCCGTAGGAGTCGACTGA
- a CDS encoding beta-ketoacyl-ACP reductase, translating into MSADRVVLVTGGNRGIGRAIAERFVRDGYRVAVTARSGEGPEGTLTVRADVTDAAAIDAAFTEVEEKLGPIEIVVANAGITKDTLLMRMSEDDFDSVVATNLGGTFRVVKRASKGMLRKRFGRVILISSVVGLYGSAGQVNYSASKSALVGFARSLTRELGGRGITANVVAPGFIETDMTAELPEETQKQYKASIPAGRFATPDEVAGAVAWLAGDDAAYISGAVIPVDGGLGMGH; encoded by the coding sequence ATGAGCGCTGATCGCGTCGTCCTCGTCACCGGTGGAAACCGCGGTATCGGCCGCGCCATCGCCGAACGTTTCGTCCGCGACGGCTACCGCGTCGCGGTGACCGCGCGCAGCGGCGAGGGTCCCGAGGGCACGCTCACTGTGCGCGCGGACGTGACGGATGCTGCCGCGATCGACGCCGCCTTCACCGAGGTGGAGGAGAAGCTGGGTCCCATCGAGATCGTCGTCGCCAACGCGGGCATCACCAAGGACACTCTGCTGATGCGTATGAGCGAGGACGACTTCGACAGCGTCGTCGCCACCAACCTCGGCGGCACGTTCCGGGTGGTCAAGCGTGCGTCGAAGGGGATGCTGCGCAAGCGCTTCGGCCGTGTGATCCTCATCTCCAGCGTCGTGGGTCTCTATGGCTCGGCCGGACAGGTCAACTACTCGGCGTCGAAGAGCGCGCTCGTCGGCTTCGCCCGCTCGCTGACGCGCGAGCTGGGCGGGCGGGGGATCACCGCAAACGTCGTCGCTCCCGGCTTCATCGAGACCGACATGACTGCCGAGCTGCCCGAAGAGACGCAGAAGCAGTACAAGGCGAGCATCCCGGCTGGGCGCTTCGCCACCCCTGACGAGGTCGCCGGTGCGGTCGCCTGGCTCGCAGGTGACGATGCCGCATACATCTCGGGGGCAGTGATCCCGGTCGACGGCGGCCTCGGCATGGGGCACTGA
- a CDS encoding DUF3099 domain-containing protein — protein MKRVRHAPSVTSLPQSPQDEAKHRVRRYALTMGIRTICFLLIALVQPFGWWTWVFAAAAIFLPYIAVVYANAGSDSTPSNVESPTMQIEATSAMPQPHPDDATDVFTIREQPDAARDDVPKDEDR, from the coding sequence GTGAAACGCGTCCGTCATGCCCCCTCTGTCACCTCCCTGCCGCAGTCGCCGCAGGACGAGGCGAAACACCGTGTGCGCCGCTACGCGCTCACCATGGGCATCCGCACGATCTGCTTCCTGCTGATCGCCCTCGTTCAGCCATTCGGCTGGTGGACCTGGGTGTTCGCCGCCGCCGCGATCTTCCTGCCGTACATCGCGGTCGTCTACGCCAACGCCGGGAGTGACAGCACCCCGTCGAACGTCGAATCACCCACGATGCAGATCGAGGCGACGTCGGCGATGCCCCAGCCGCATCCTGACGACGCGACAGACGTGTTCACCATCCGCGAGCAGCCCGACGCCGCCCGCGACGATGTCCCGAAAGACGAGGATCGATGA